Proteins encoded within one genomic window of Humulus lupulus chromosome 1, drHumLupu1.1, whole genome shotgun sequence:
- the LOC133784423 gene encoding uncharacterized protein LOC133784423, translated as MLHSLVQTSSSSSSWLSFSSNYFHIPSYSTLLPKTLFPDTLKTLLLYSSKRSSLGSTLKSRKSSSSLTISTAATIQASLLESPVLWAGRICIFYALLKAGLVGSQANPLVSDLQSGEDGDGVGGETGDMGFSKWMNSIKGKPVKEAADRRKLVSKWHPTTKGTLKRNYRVPSKSEGRRLLKAIASLLSDDDHFVDASSHKGCQIRRESAHGESVCCNNVRALFDELPTPHLFVEITPFPEGPLTEKDYTKAEKLERVLRTGPSI; from the exons ATGCTTCACTCTCTTGTGCAAACCTCCTCCTCATCATCTTCATGGCTTTCATTTTCATCCAACTACTTCCACATTCCAAGCTATTCTACTCTTTTGCCCAAGACCCTTTTCCCAGATACCCTCAAAACACTGTTACTCTATTCAAGTAAAAGATCATCACTTGGGTCTACACTCAAATCAAGAAAGTCCTCCTCTTCACTTACCATatctactgctgctactattcAGGCTTCTCTGCTTGAGTCCCCAGTTTTATGGGCTGGCCGGATTTGTATCTTCTATGCCCTTTTGAAGGCTGGTTTAGTTGGATCTCAGGCTAATCCACTTGTTTCAG aTTTGCAAAGTGGTGAAGATGGTGATGGTGTTGGTGGTGAAACTGGTGATATGGGTTTCTCTAAGTGGATGAATAGCATAAAAGGGAAACCAG TAAAAGAAGCAGCTGATAGAAGGAAATTAGTGAGTAAATGGCATCCCACAACAAAAGGAACACTCAAAAGGAACTACAGGGTGCCATCTAAATCCGAAGGAAGGCGTCTTCTCAAAGCCATCGCTTCCTTATTGTCAGACGACGATCACTTTGTAGATGCATCTTCCCACAAG GGTTGTCAAATTCGAAGGGAGAGTGCTCATGGAGAGAGTGTCTGTTGCAACAACGTGAGGGCGCTGTTTGATGAGCTCCCAACTCCACACTTATTTGTGGAAATCACTCCATTCCCAGAAGGGCCTCTCACAGAAAAGGATTACACCAAAGCTGAGAAATTGGAGAGGGTACTTAGGACTGGTCCTTCGATTTGA